From Cercospora beticola chromosome 6, complete sequence, a single genomic window includes:
- a CDS encoding uncharacterized protein (antiSMASH:Cluster_5), with protein sequence MPKRKEQAEEISLEDEEEEVSAGSAPTSINPYHVLDLPPDASADEIKKAYRRAALKSHPDKVSPDQKDAAHQRFQEVAFAYAILSDERRRKRYDTTGRTEESLDIEDDDFDWADFFRAQFANVVTEERINEFAGSYKGSEEEKRDLLKAYEQCEGRMQKIYQTVMLSDMTEDEDRFRAIIDEAIETGEVEGYEKYLGETEKQREKRIAQARKNKESEAGEAKAAEEEIKNKKKGKGKKENGSGGGLGDLAALIQQRQKGREQNFFDHLEEKYAPKGKKGKSSAMDEPLEEAFAANRKKADTVEGARKKAKTKK encoded by the coding sequence ATGCCCAAACGCAAGGAACAAGCCGAAGAAATCTCtctcgaggacgaggaagaggaagtctCCGCTGGTTCAGCTCCCACGTCCATCAACCCATACCATGTCCTCGACCTTCCTCCAGACGCCTCAGCCGATGAGATCAAAAAAGCCTACCGCCGCGCAGCTCTCAAATCGCATCCTGACAAGGTGTCACCCGATCAAAAAGATGCTGCACACCAACGCTTCCAGGAAGTCGCATTCGCATACGCCATCCTATCCGATGAGCGTCGGCGGAAACGCTACGATACTACCGGCCGCACAGAAGAGAGTCTCGAcattgaagacgatgacttcGACTGGGCAGATTTCTTCCGCGCGCAGTTTGCGAACGTGGTGACAGAAGAGAGGATCAACGAGTTCGCGGGCAGCTATAAGGGtagcgaagaggagaagcgagATCTGTTGAAGGCATATGAGCAGTGTGAAGGGAGGATGCAGAAGATCTACCAGACGGTCATGCTGAGTGATATGACGGAAGATGAGGACAGGTTTCGTGCAATCATTGACGAGGCAATCGAGACCGGAGAGGTTGAAGGGTATGAGAAGTATTTGGGAGAGACAGAGAAgcagagggagaagagaatcGCTCAAGCGAGGAAGAACAAGGAGAGCGAGGCTGGCGAGGCGAAGGCTGCAGAGGAGGAgattaagaataagaagaagggcaaggggaagaaagagaatggGTCGGGAGGTGGCCTGGGTGATCTTGCTGCATTGATACAGCAGAGGCAGAAAGGGCGTGAGCAGAACTTCTTCGATCATCTCGAGGAGAAGTATGCACCGAAGGGAAAGAAAGGGAAGAGTTCAGCTATGGATGAGCCGCTTGAAGAGGCTTTTGCTGCGAACCGCAAGAAGGCAGATACCGTCGAGggtgcgaggaagaaggctaAGACCAAGAAGTGA